From Thermogemmata fonticola, one genomic window encodes:
- a CDS encoding GDP-L-fucose synthase family protein — protein MDIRSKRIVVTGGAGFLGRHVVARLRRIGCEQIAIPRSHEYDLTREADIYRLLHKERPHLILHLAAKVGGIGANRKYPGTFLYQNLIMGAQLIEASRRLGVEKFVMVGTICSYPKYTPVPFQESELWNGYPEETNAPYGLAKKMLLAQLQAYKQEFGFNGVNVLLVNLYGPGDNFDLESSHVIPALIRKCIEAQERGEKVLPVWGTGRPTREFLYVEDAAEALVRAAEVLDTPEPVNIGSGQEISIAELARLIARKTGFTGEIRFDPSMPDGQPRRCLDVTRARQWLGFTARTSLEEGLEKTIAWYRAARQAAKAA, from the coding sequence ATGGACATCCGCAGCAAACGGATCGTGGTGACGGGAGGTGCAGGGTTTTTGGGTCGGCACGTGGTGGCCCGACTGCGGCGGATCGGTTGCGAGCAGATAGCGATCCCTCGATCCCATGAGTACGACTTGACGCGTGAGGCCGATATCTATCGCTTGTTGCACAAGGAGCGGCCCCATCTGATTCTGCACCTGGCGGCTAAAGTCGGCGGCATCGGTGCTAATCGCAAATATCCCGGTACGTTCCTCTATCAGAACCTGATCATGGGTGCGCAACTGATCGAAGCGTCCCGCCGATTGGGTGTGGAAAAGTTCGTCATGGTCGGCACGATTTGTTCTTATCCCAAATACACTCCCGTCCCATTCCAGGAAAGCGAGTTGTGGAATGGCTATCCTGAGGAGACCAACGCACCGTATGGCCTGGCTAAGAAAATGCTCTTGGCCCAGTTGCAAGCGTACAAACAAGAGTTCGGCTTCAACGGGGTGAATGTGCTGCTGGTGAATCTGTACGGTCCCGGAGATAATTTCGATCTGGAAAGTTCGCATGTGATCCCTGCTTTGATTCGCAAATGTATCGAAGCCCAAGAGCGTGGTGAGAAGGTCTTGCCCGTCTGGGGGACTGGCCGACCGACGCGGGAGTTTCTCTATGTCGAGGATGCAGCGGAGGCATTGGTACGGGCTGCAGAGGTGCTCGATACTCCGGAGCCGGTCAACATCGGTTCGGGACAGGAAATCTCGATTGCCGAGTTGGCTCGCCTTATTGCCCGGAAGACTGGTTTTACAGGGGAAATTCGTTTTGATCCCTCGATGCCCGATGGTCAACCGCGGCGCTGTTTGGACGTAACCCGTGCCCGGCAGTGGCTAGGTTTCACGGCTCGAACGAGTTTGGAGGAAGGGTTGGAGAAAACGATTGCTTGGTACCGGGCGGCACGCCAAGCGGCTAAAGCAGCCTGA
- a CDS encoding glycosyltransferase family 2 protein has protein sequence MVEDKSISGSSGLPAIEGLQREIRALRLQLAELEKFVHSLTWRGRLRRWLALLVGARLNRLVHYAPRPLRLPRRYYQPLPLPETPPTISLVTPSFNQGRFLEATLRSVLDQKYPCLEYVVQDGGSTDETVQILERYRSQLYHVESRKDNGQAHAINLGFQKATRGEIMAWLNSDDLLLPGTLHYVAAYFARHPEVDVVYGHRIIIDTQGQEVGRWVLPPHDDTMLQWADYVPQETLFWRRHLWERVGGIDESFHFAMDWDLLLRFREAGARFVRLPRFLGAFRVHADQKTTAELVDKGTPEMQRLRRRIHGREVTLEDIRRHMRRYMIAHVLYNRLYQVGLYRI, from the coding sequence ATGGTTGAGGACAAATCGATTTCGGGATCGTCAGGTCTGCCTGCCATCGAAGGGTTGCAACGGGAGATTCGCGCCCTGCGGCTACAACTGGCGGAGTTGGAGAAATTCGTTCACAGCCTGACGTGGCGGGGACGCCTGCGCCGCTGGTTGGCCTTGTTGGTTGGTGCTCGTTTGAACCGCCTCGTTCACTACGCACCGCGCCCTTTGCGCTTGCCCCGGCGATATTATCAGCCGCTTCCGTTACCGGAGACGCCCCCGACAATTTCCCTCGTGACCCCTTCCTTCAATCAGGGACGATTTCTGGAAGCGACGCTCAGGAGTGTACTGGATCAGAAGTATCCCTGCCTGGAATACGTTGTACAAGACGGCGGTTCGACGGATGAGACTGTGCAGATTCTCGAACGCTATCGGTCCCAACTGTACCATGTAGAGTCTCGCAAGGATAACGGCCAGGCCCATGCCATCAATCTTGGCTTTCAGAAGGCGACCCGCGGCGAAATCATGGCTTGGCTCAACTCGGACGATCTGCTGCTGCCGGGGACGTTGCACTACGTTGCTGCCTATTTCGCCCGGCATCCCGAGGTCGATGTGGTATATGGCCACCGGATCATCATCGACACACAAGGGCAGGAGGTTGGGCGGTGGGTTTTACCGCCGCACGATGATACCATGCTGCAATGGGCGGACTACGTGCCCCAAGAGACACTCTTCTGGCGGCGTCACCTGTGGGAACGTGTCGGTGGCATCGATGAGTCCTTCCACTTCGCTATGGATTGGGACCTGCTGCTGCGCTTTCGGGAAGCGGGGGCACGGTTTGTACGCTTGCCTCGCTTTCTCGGCGCCTTCCGCGTTCATGCCGATCAGAAAACCACGGCGGAACTCGTCGATAAAGGCACACCCGAAATGCAGCGCTTGCGGCGGCGAATTCACGGGCGGGAGGTAACTTTGGAGGACATTCGCCGCCACATGCGGCGCTACATGATCGCTCACGTTTTGTACAATCGACTCTATCAGGTCGGTCTGTATCGCATTTGA
- a CDS encoding tetratricopeptide repeat protein translates to MRRWTQGGVLAVFFFLLGWPVWTYVHAVHQWRSAQQAAEVENWPRVREHLEACRSMWQYNSSWHLAYGRALRHLGEWTLARQHIIHAERLGHDPSDVALEKALLRYLEGGPTAERELWERFSRGEAADAVQIVPVLVPRLLAQFRLPEAGPLSARWVQLQPQSVTAWKYRAQILERLHPNSDETVAAWRQWWRLAPQDRTARFGLVRLLLQRRERIEEAAALLEEHSQQFPEDEEGRLLLAECRFLQGSSEAALELLHAVIAAGTQESRAYWLRGRWYLQVGDWSRAISDLRRAVELDPSFPDAWYNLFQALQQAGAPAEEVQQVEERWRRCDQDLRQAGLLARRIGEQPWDPDLRQQLGELFLRNGRNTEGLRWLHSALEIRPDHLASHRTLAEYHERHGRPDLAAPHRQFLSAARPSQNPSGQTPR, encoded by the coding sequence TTGCGGCGATGGACCCAGGGCGGGGTGCTTGCGGTCTTCTTTTTCCTTTTGGGCTGGCCTGTCTGGACGTACGTGCATGCAGTGCATCAGTGGAGGAGCGCCCAGCAGGCCGCTGAGGTTGAAAATTGGCCGCGCGTCCGGGAACATCTCGAAGCCTGCCGCTCGATGTGGCAGTACAACTCCTCGTGGCATTTGGCGTATGGCCGTGCCCTGCGACACCTGGGCGAATGGACATTGGCCCGTCAGCATATCATCCACGCGGAACGATTGGGACACGATCCGAGCGATGTTGCTTTAGAGAAAGCCTTGTTGCGGTATCTGGAAGGCGGCCCAACTGCCGAGAGGGAGCTGTGGGAACGTTTTAGCCGGGGAGAAGCGGCGGATGCCGTACAGATTGTGCCAGTCCTTGTACCGCGGCTCCTAGCCCAATTTCGCTTACCGGAAGCTGGGCCGCTCTCCGCCCGATGGGTTCAATTGCAGCCGCAATCCGTCACCGCCTGGAAGTACCGAGCGCAAATCCTCGAACGGCTCCACCCCAATAGTGACGAAACCGTGGCAGCATGGCGGCAATGGTGGCGTCTAGCCCCGCAGGATCGAACAGCCCGCTTCGGCTTGGTCCGGCTTCTGTTGCAGCGCCGGGAGCGCATCGAGGAAGCAGCGGCCCTTCTCGAAGAGCACTCGCAGCAATTCCCCGAGGATGAGGAAGGCCGGCTCCTTCTCGCCGAGTGCCGCTTTCTCCAGGGGAGCAGCGAAGCGGCCCTAGAATTGCTCCACGCCGTGATTGCAGCGGGAACGCAGGAATCGCGTGCCTATTGGCTTCGGGGACGATGGTACCTCCAAGTCGGAGATTGGTCACGGGCTATAAGCGATTTGCGTCGGGCAGTGGAGTTGGACCCTTCTTTCCCTGACGCCTGGTATAACCTGTTCCAGGCTTTGCAACAGGCCGGTGCACCGGCAGAAGAGGTCCAGCAGGTAGAGGAACGCTGGCGGCGCTGCGATCAAGACCTGCGACAAGCCGGGCTACTGGCCCGCCGCATCGGGGAGCAGCCGTGGGACCCCGATCTACGCCAGCAATTGGGTGAATTGTTCCTCCGCAATGGCAGAAACACCGAAGGTCTGCGCTGGCTGCATTCTGCCTTGGAGATTCGACCCGATCACTTGGCCAGCCATCGAACTCTGGCGGAGTACCACGAGCGGCACGGCCGCCCGGACCTGGCAGCACCTCACCGCCAATTCCTGTCGGCAGCTCGCCCCTCACAAAATCCCTCCGGCCAAACCCCGCGTTGA
- a CDS encoding DUF6655 family protein → MGVAVFGCCCGCGTTRMTDTPRTATEMLLLSHAVDSAVSQIDFSPLAGRYVYIDATGLDKDVVDRAYLISLVRQQAAAAGAILQDERHKADYILEIRSGGIGTDRHSVLVGTPALQLPSVVPGMPTNIPEIALVKKNDQRGVAKIAVFAYNRHTGRAVWQSGNVESVSRLKDLWVLGAGPFSQGSIRKRPELAGEPLPTISDLLHMQPSPQDRALMLGPRYFPDHDQPVLSPYMGFFQRLGYHLWTRGPASTLAAPATVSSPGPAPANKQPLAPGIAPQATGSPVPASTSTQTESAPR, encoded by the coding sequence ATGGGCGTAGCGGTGTTCGGATGCTGCTGCGGTTGCGGAACCACACGCATGACCGACACGCCGCGTACGGCCACGGAAATGCTCTTGCTATCCCACGCGGTAGATTCCGCTGTCAGCCAAATTGATTTTTCCCCTCTGGCGGGACGTTATGTGTATATCGATGCTACAGGACTGGATAAGGATGTCGTCGATCGCGCCTATCTGATCAGCCTGGTGCGGCAGCAGGCGGCAGCAGCCGGTGCCATTCTCCAGGATGAACGGCACAAAGCGGATTATATCTTGGAAATCCGCAGCGGAGGCATTGGCACCGATCGCCACAGTGTGCTGGTGGGAACTCCGGCTTTGCAGTTGCCCAGTGTTGTACCGGGAATGCCGACGAACATTCCGGAGATCGCGCTGGTCAAGAAGAATGATCAGCGGGGTGTCGCGAAAATTGCCGTGTTTGCATACAACCGGCACACAGGCCGGGCGGTGTGGCAATCCGGGAATGTCGAGTCTGTCAGCCGTTTGAAAGATCTCTGGGTGCTCGGCGCGGGGCCTTTCAGTCAAGGAAGTATTCGCAAGCGTCCGGAGTTGGCGGGAGAACCTCTGCCGACCATCTCGGACCTGCTCCACATGCAGCCCTCACCCCAGGATAGGGCCCTAATGCTAGGACCGCGCTACTTCCCTGACCATGACCAGCCAGTGCTATCCCCCTACATGGGCTTTTTCCAGCGACTCGGTTATCACCTGTGGACCCGAGGACCTGCAAGCACACTTGCCGCTCCCGCAACTGTAAGCTCCCCCGGTCCTGCTCCCGCTAATAAGCAACCCTTAGCGCCTGGAATAGCTCCACAGGCAACTGGGTCCCCCGTGCCAGCCTCAACTTCCACACAAACGGAGAGCGCGCCCCGTTGA